From a region of the Enterobacter cancerogenus genome:
- a CDS encoding oligosaccharide MFS transporter, giving the protein MKRPSTTNRTEYYKISSFIFLYFFTWSASIGLLAIWLGQKANLSGSVIGTVFAVNGIFSVILKPIYGYILDKIGMSKYLLYFVVAMSALMAPFFIYVYQPLLMSNTMLGIIIGALYLSFAWYAGVAACESYSDRFSRLNGMEFGQIRMWGSLGWAVASSFSGLLFNLSPAYNFIMGSVASVVMLIVLLSLKVNTNSVHAGEVLTKEKIAPSDVYALLRNRKFWAFCLYVAGVAWMMFIAEQQFSRYFVTFFDDIQQGNAVFGYLGTVQSGMEFVMYMVIPLFVNFIGAKRGLLIVGLVVGARLIISGMCDSHLLISVLKPLYGLEICLLLVSVFKYIAEHFDKRVNATMYLLGYQAMLYVGNVVVSSPAGYMYDRIGFEQTYIIMGATALTFTLISAFTLSACQSKWRGSRTLNVAEPTSR; this is encoded by the coding sequence ATGAAAAGACCATCTACAACAAACAGAACCGAATATTACAAAATCAGCAGTTTTATTTTTCTTTATTTCTTTACCTGGTCCGCCAGTATTGGCCTGCTGGCGATCTGGCTCGGGCAAAAAGCCAATCTTAGCGGGTCGGTCATTGGCACCGTCTTTGCGGTGAACGGTATTTTCTCGGTTATTCTGAAGCCGATCTACGGCTATATTCTCGATAAGATCGGCATGAGCAAATACCTGCTCTATTTTGTGGTGGCAATGTCTGCCCTGATGGCACCGTTCTTTATCTACGTTTATCAGCCGCTATTAATGTCCAACACCATGCTGGGGATAATTATTGGCGCGCTCTATTTGAGCTTTGCCTGGTATGCGGGCGTGGCGGCGTGCGAATCCTATTCCGACCGCTTCAGCCGTTTAAACGGCATGGAGTTTGGACAAATTCGCATGTGGGGCTCGCTCGGCTGGGCGGTGGCGTCCTCCTTCTCCGGTCTGCTGTTTAACCTCTCTCCGGCCTATAACTTTATTATGGGCAGCGTGGCGTCGGTGGTGATGCTGATTGTCCTGCTGAGCCTGAAAGTGAACACTAACTCCGTTCACGCAGGTGAGGTGCTGACCAAAGAAAAAATCGCGCCGTCGGACGTGTACGCCCTGCTGCGGAATCGTAAATTCTGGGCCTTCTGCCTGTACGTGGCGGGTGTGGCGTGGATGATGTTTATTGCCGAGCAGCAATTCTCGCGCTATTTCGTGACCTTCTTCGACGATATTCAACAGGGTAACGCCGTCTTTGGCTATCTGGGGACCGTGCAGTCGGGAATGGAATTCGTGATGTATATGGTGATCCCGCTGTTCGTTAATTTTATCGGCGCTAAACGCGGGCTGTTAATTGTCGGGCTGGTGGTCGGGGCGCGTCTGATTATTTCCGGGATGTGCGATTCACACCTGTTAATTTCCGTGCTTAAGCCGCTGTACGGGCTGGAAATCTGCCTGCTGCTGGTCTCCGTATTTAAATATATCGCCGAGCATTTCGACAAACGCGTAAATGCCACCATGTATTTGCTGGGCTATCAGGCGATGCTGTACGTCGGCAACGTGGTGGTGTCATCGCCTGCCGGCTATATGTATGACCGCATCGGCTTCGAGCAGACCTATATCATCATGGGCGCCACGGCGCTGACCTTTACCCTGATCTCTGCGTTTACCCTCTCCGCCTGCCAGAGCAAGTGGCGTGGGAGCCGTACGCTGAACGTAGCCGAGCCCACTTCACGTTAA